A genomic region of Denticeps clupeoides chromosome 9, fDenClu1.1, whole genome shotgun sequence contains the following coding sequences:
- the mao gene encoding amine oxidase [flavin-containing] isoform X1: MSDAVCDVIVVGGGISGLSAAKLLVEEGLNAVVLEARDRVGGRTFTARNKETKWVDLGGAYIGPTQNRILRLAKEYGIKTYKVNEQESLVHYVKGKSYPFKGPFPPMWNPLAVLDYNNLWRTLDDMGKEIPREAPWRAPHAQEWDSMTMQQLFDKILWTSAARHFATLFVNVNVTSEPHEVSALWFLWYVKQCGGTMRIFSTTNGGQERKFLGGSSQISECMAKELGDRVKMKRAVYSIDQSKDLVEVKTLNDEVYKAKYVIVAIPPSLNLKIHFNPEMPPLRNQLIHRVPMGSVIKCMMYYRENFWRKKGFCGTMVIEDEEAPIGLTLDDTKPDESVPCIMGFILSRKCRKLCELTKEERKRRICEIYSRVLGSQEALHPVHYEEKNWCEEEYSGGCYTAYFPPGILTQFGKVLREPVSRLFFAGTETATEWSGYMEGAVQAGERASREILCAMGKISRSEIWQSEAESIDVPALPFATTFWERNLPSVGGLLKFMGVSTFLSAVTAAGLVACKKGLLPRW, from the exons GCCTCTCTGCTGCCAAGctgctggtggaagagggcctAAATGCGGTGGTCCTGGAGGCCAGGGACCGTGTGGGTGGAAGGACCTTCACCGCACGG AACAAGGAGACCAAATGGGTTGACCTGGGAGGGGCCTACATTGGCCCCACCCAGAACCGTATCCTGAGGTTGGCGAAGGAATACGGAATCAAGACCTACAAAGTCAATGAGCAGGAGTCCCTGGTTCATTATGTTAAG GGCAAGTCGTATCCATTCAAAGGCCCCTTCCCACCAATGTGGAACCCGCTGGCTGTGCTGGACTACAACAACCTGTGGAGAACCCTGGATGATATGGGGAAGGAG ATTCCCAGGGAGGCACCATGGAGGGCGCCACATGCACAAGAGTGGGACAGCATGACCATGCAGCAGCTGTTCGATAAGATCCTCTGGACAAG TGCGGCCCGTCATTTTGCCACCCTgtttgtaaatgtgaatgtgaccTCTGAGCCGCACGAGGTGTCCGCTCTCTGGTTCCTGTGGTACGTTAAACAGTGTGGTGGAACCATGCGGATCTTCTCCACCACCAACGGAGGACAG GAGCGTAAGTTTTTGGGTGGTTCAAGTCAGATCAGTGAGTGCATGGCAAAGGAACTGGGCGATCGGGTGAAGATGAAGAGAGCAGTGTACAGCATTGACCAGTCCAAGGACTTGGTGGAGGTCAAGACTCTCAATGACGAAGTGTACAAG gcCAAATATGTGATAGTTGCCATACCTCCAAGCCTGAACCTCAAGATACACTTTAACCCCGAGATGCCGCCCTTGAGGAACCAGCTGATCCACAGAGTACCGATGGGCTCTGTCATCAAGTGCATGATGTACTACAGAGAGAACTTCTGGAGAAAGAAAG GGTTCTGTGGCACCATGGTGATTGAGGACGAAGAGGCGCCCATCGGTCTAACCCTGGATGACACTAAGCCTGATGAGAGTGTGCCATGCATCATGGG GTTCATCCTGTCCCGCAAATGCAGGAAGCTGTGTGAACTGACTAAAGAAGAGAG GAAGAGAAGGATCTGTGAAATCTACTCCAGAGTTCTAGGCTCACAGGAGGCCTTgcat CCTGTTCACTATGAAGAGAAGAACTGGTGTGAAGAGGAATATTCCGGTGGCTGCTATACAGCTTATTTCCCTCCCGGCATCCTTACACAGTTCGGCAA GGTTCTGCGGGAGCCCGTGAGCAGGTTGTTCTTTGCCGGCACAGAAACGGCCACCGAGTGGAGCGGCTACATGGAGGGTGCAGTCCAGGCTGGTGAGAGAGCATCGCGAGAG ATTTTGTGCGCGATGGGTAAAATTAGCAGAAGTGAAATCTGGCAATCTGAAGCAGAGTCTATA GATGTCCCTGCGTTGCCATTCGCCACCACCTTCTGGGAGAGAAACCTGCCGTCAGTGGGCGGACTTCTGAAGTTCATGGGCGTGTCCACCTTCCTGTCAGCTGTCACAGCTGCAGGCTTGGTGGCTTGCAAGAAGGGGCTTCTCCCAAGATGGTGA
- the mao gene encoding amine oxidase [flavin-containing] isoform X2 — protein sequence MRNLEIPNKETKWVDLGGAYIGPTQNRILRLAKEYGIKTYKVNEQESLVHYVKGKSYPFKGPFPPMWNPLAVLDYNNLWRTLDDMGKEIPREAPWRAPHAQEWDSMTMQQLFDKILWTSAARHFATLFVNVNVTSEPHEVSALWFLWYVKQCGGTMRIFSTTNGGQERKFLGGSSQISECMAKELGDRVKMKRAVYSIDQSKDLVEVKTLNDEVYKAKYVIVAIPPSLNLKIHFNPEMPPLRNQLIHRVPMGSVIKCMMYYRENFWRKKGFCGTMVIEDEEAPIGLTLDDTKPDESVPCIMGFILSRKCRKLCELTKEERKRRICEIYSRVLGSQEALHPVHYEEKNWCEEEYSGGCYTAYFPPGILTQFGKVLREPVSRLFFAGTETATEWSGYMEGAVQAGERASREILCAMGKISRSEIWQSEAESIDVPALPFATTFWERNLPSVGGLLKFMGVSTFLSAVTAAGLVACKKGLLPRW from the exons ATGCGGAATCTCGAGATTCCA AACAAGGAGACCAAATGGGTTGACCTGGGAGGGGCCTACATTGGCCCCACCCAGAACCGTATCCTGAGGTTGGCGAAGGAATACGGAATCAAGACCTACAAAGTCAATGAGCAGGAGTCCCTGGTTCATTATGTTAAG GGCAAGTCGTATCCATTCAAAGGCCCCTTCCCACCAATGTGGAACCCGCTGGCTGTGCTGGACTACAACAACCTGTGGAGAACCCTGGATGATATGGGGAAGGAG ATTCCCAGGGAGGCACCATGGAGGGCGCCACATGCACAAGAGTGGGACAGCATGACCATGCAGCAGCTGTTCGATAAGATCCTCTGGACAAG TGCGGCCCGTCATTTTGCCACCCTgtttgtaaatgtgaatgtgaccTCTGAGCCGCACGAGGTGTCCGCTCTCTGGTTCCTGTGGTACGTTAAACAGTGTGGTGGAACCATGCGGATCTTCTCCACCACCAACGGAGGACAG GAGCGTAAGTTTTTGGGTGGTTCAAGTCAGATCAGTGAGTGCATGGCAAAGGAACTGGGCGATCGGGTGAAGATGAAGAGAGCAGTGTACAGCATTGACCAGTCCAAGGACTTGGTGGAGGTCAAGACTCTCAATGACGAAGTGTACAAG gcCAAATATGTGATAGTTGCCATACCTCCAAGCCTGAACCTCAAGATACACTTTAACCCCGAGATGCCGCCCTTGAGGAACCAGCTGATCCACAGAGTACCGATGGGCTCTGTCATCAAGTGCATGATGTACTACAGAGAGAACTTCTGGAGAAAGAAAG GGTTCTGTGGCACCATGGTGATTGAGGACGAAGAGGCGCCCATCGGTCTAACCCTGGATGACACTAAGCCTGATGAGAGTGTGCCATGCATCATGGG GTTCATCCTGTCCCGCAAATGCAGGAAGCTGTGTGAACTGACTAAAGAAGAGAG GAAGAGAAGGATCTGTGAAATCTACTCCAGAGTTCTAGGCTCACAGGAGGCCTTgcat CCTGTTCACTATGAAGAGAAGAACTGGTGTGAAGAGGAATATTCCGGTGGCTGCTATACAGCTTATTTCCCTCCCGGCATCCTTACACAGTTCGGCAA GGTTCTGCGGGAGCCCGTGAGCAGGTTGTTCTTTGCCGGCACAGAAACGGCCACCGAGTGGAGCGGCTACATGGAGGGTGCAGTCCAGGCTGGTGAGAGAGCATCGCGAGAG ATTTTGTGCGCGATGGGTAAAATTAGCAGAAGTGAAATCTGGCAATCTGAAGCAGAGTCTATA GATGTCCCTGCGTTGCCATTCGCCACCACCTTCTGGGAGAGAAACCTGCCGTCAGTGGGCGGACTTCTGAAGTTCATGGGCGTGTCCACCTTCCTGTCAGCTGTCACAGCTGCAGGCTTGGTGGCTTGCAAGAAGGGGCTTCTCCCAAGATGGTGA
- the mao gene encoding amine oxidase [flavin-containing] isoform X3 → MWNPLAVLDYNNLWRTLDDMGKEIPREAPWRAPHAQEWDSMTMQQLFDKILWTSAARHFATLFVNVNVTSEPHEVSALWFLWYVKQCGGTMRIFSTTNGGQERKFLGGSSQISECMAKELGDRVKMKRAVYSIDQSKDLVEVKTLNDEVYKAKYVIVAIPPSLNLKIHFNPEMPPLRNQLIHRVPMGSVIKCMMYYRENFWRKKGFCGTMVIEDEEAPIGLTLDDTKPDESVPCIMGFILSRKCRKLCELTKEERKRRICEIYSRVLGSQEALHPVHYEEKNWCEEEYSGGCYTAYFPPGILTQFGKVLREPVSRLFFAGTETATEWSGYMEGAVQAGERASREILCAMGKISRSEIWQSEAESIDVPALPFATTFWERNLPSVGGLLKFMGVSTFLSAVTAAGLVACKKGLLPRW, encoded by the exons ATGTGGAACCCGCTGGCTGTGCTGGACTACAACAACCTGTGGAGAACCCTGGATGATATGGGGAAGGAG ATTCCCAGGGAGGCACCATGGAGGGCGCCACATGCACAAGAGTGGGACAGCATGACCATGCAGCAGCTGTTCGATAAGATCCTCTGGACAAG TGCGGCCCGTCATTTTGCCACCCTgtttgtaaatgtgaatgtgaccTCTGAGCCGCACGAGGTGTCCGCTCTCTGGTTCCTGTGGTACGTTAAACAGTGTGGTGGAACCATGCGGATCTTCTCCACCACCAACGGAGGACAG GAGCGTAAGTTTTTGGGTGGTTCAAGTCAGATCAGTGAGTGCATGGCAAAGGAACTGGGCGATCGGGTGAAGATGAAGAGAGCAGTGTACAGCATTGACCAGTCCAAGGACTTGGTGGAGGTCAAGACTCTCAATGACGAAGTGTACAAG gcCAAATATGTGATAGTTGCCATACCTCCAAGCCTGAACCTCAAGATACACTTTAACCCCGAGATGCCGCCCTTGAGGAACCAGCTGATCCACAGAGTACCGATGGGCTCTGTCATCAAGTGCATGATGTACTACAGAGAGAACTTCTGGAGAAAGAAAG GGTTCTGTGGCACCATGGTGATTGAGGACGAAGAGGCGCCCATCGGTCTAACCCTGGATGACACTAAGCCTGATGAGAGTGTGCCATGCATCATGGG GTTCATCCTGTCCCGCAAATGCAGGAAGCTGTGTGAACTGACTAAAGAAGAGAG GAAGAGAAGGATCTGTGAAATCTACTCCAGAGTTCTAGGCTCACAGGAGGCCTTgcat CCTGTTCACTATGAAGAGAAGAACTGGTGTGAAGAGGAATATTCCGGTGGCTGCTATACAGCTTATTTCCCTCCCGGCATCCTTACACAGTTCGGCAA GGTTCTGCGGGAGCCCGTGAGCAGGTTGTTCTTTGCCGGCACAGAAACGGCCACCGAGTGGAGCGGCTACATGGAGGGTGCAGTCCAGGCTGGTGAGAGAGCATCGCGAGAG ATTTTGTGCGCGATGGGTAAAATTAGCAGAAGTGAAATCTGGCAATCTGAAGCAGAGTCTATA GATGTCCCTGCGTTGCCATTCGCCACCACCTTCTGGGAGAGAAACCTGCCGTCAGTGGGCGGACTTCTGAAGTTCATGGGCGTGTCCACCTTCCTGTCAGCTGTCACAGCTGCAGGCTTGGTGGCTTGCAAGAAGGGGCTTCTCCCAAGATGGTGA